In Calditrichota bacterium, the sequence CCATTTACTGATTCCTATTTACTTGGCTCATCAACCGTGAGCTTGTGTTTGATGGAAAGCAATGGAAGTTTGGAAAATTGGAATGATTCTGCAGAAGAAAGAACAATAAGTGAAGTTGTACAAGGTTTGAATAGGTTTTCAGAGCAAGGTTATGCATTAGACATTTTTCTTCGATGGCATTATGATATAAACTATGCTATCCCAACTACATATGAGCCTATAACAGGGCACAGTATGCCTTATGTTCATAATCTTACTTGGAATTTTGAATGGATTGATGATGCACTTTCTTATTTAGGGGTAAATGATGAATGGGTTGGTGTTTATGAATACGTAAATGAGCAGCGCGGTAATAATAATACCGATTGGGGGTATATGGTGTTCATCGTAATGGATGATAATGATGATGATCATATGTTTACTGATGAAAGGTTTGCATATGCATATTTGGACAGACCTTTAATGGTAATGACTTATAATAATGACGGGTGGGGGCCATCCAGAATGGATGAAGTCTGCCAGCATGAAACGGGACATATTTTTGGGGCATTGGATGAGTACTCAGAATCAGGTTGTACAACATCAGAACTGGGAGGGTATTTAGATTTTGTGAATGGAAATTGTGAAAATAGCAATCCAAGCTCAATTCCATGTGTTATGCGATCAAATGTTAGTGTCTATGATTTATGTTATTATTCTAAAGGCCAAATAGGTTGGTATGATCATGATTCTGATGGAATTATGAAGCCCATTGATATGAACTATGATAGATGGTTCACTTTTACAAATGTTTATCCCGGTGAATGGGTTGAAATTTATAATACAAACAACCAACTTATAAAATCCATGCAATTGTCCTCTTTTAATACAGTTGGACCAAATAATGCAAATGGATATGTACCGGTTTGGGACGGCTCAAATAACAATGGAGAAATTGTAGCTCAAGCTAATTATAAAATTTATGTTGATGGGAATCATAAAGATAATAGTGACATACATTATGAATCTACATCTTCATTTACAGATATAAAATATGATCTTTACGATGATAAACTTTTATTTCTTCCTAATAGATTATTACACATAAGATGCGACATATATAATGAAGATGATGAATTAATATTACAACCTTGGAAAGATGAATTGGCTCCTGCATATGAATATTCTAAAGTTGATATATCAGGACTTCAAGAAGGAAATTATACAGCAAAATTTTTTGGTTGGCATCCTGATGGCCATAATACACAAATTACAAGTTATACTTTCATAGCCCATTATTTTAATTATTTAAAGAGCTTGGCATCTACAAATGAATCATTAAATGAAAACGCAACTGCTACAAATAATGGAAGACGAATTGAGATAGATGGAACATCTTACCAATATCGTCATTTGGTTTTCGCATCTGGAGGCGAAATATTCTATAGAAGAAGACCTGTATGGACAAGCATATGGGGTGAACCGATTTCTCTAAGCATTGGAAATCAAGAAAATAATTATCCAAATATTTCTACACAGGATAATGGTCGGATTATTGTAATTTGGCAACGGAAAGTGAGCTCAAATTCTTATGAAATATGGATTGCTAAAAGTGATGATAATGGGGTAACATGGGATTCTGATGATATATATAGATTAACTACTGTATCCATATCCAGTGATCCTTTTCCGGTGGTTCAGGCAGATTATGATGGTTCTTATTTTGATATAGTATTTAGAAATAGCAATGGTTTAAGGTCTTACACATCAAGCGATGGAGAAGTCTGGTATGGAACCACTTTCGTACATAATAATAATCCTGGTGATTCACGTCCGAGTTTAGCAAATGACCATGCATTTGGAAACACATCTATGGTTTATGAAACTTCAACAAACGAAATCTATTACAGATGGAGGACATCATATCTGGGTTACACCCAAAATTGGTCATATAGGACAAATTTGTCGAGCATAATACCAGGTTCATATTACTCCCATGTTGAACCCTCAATAGCCTCTGATCCAGCAGGAGAAGGAAGTGATATTCATATCGTCTGGCATCGGATTTATGGTTCTGGCTCAAGTAAATATAATCATTCAATAATTTATCGACATGGTAGTGATTACTATCCATATTATTGGCAAAACGAATACACTGCAATTTACTATGAAAATCAACAGCAACCTATCGTAACTGCAACTGACGATTACACTTATATATATTATCAATTAATTACTGATGATAATATATATAGACAAAAGTATAATGGCTATTCATGGACTGGTCCTGAATATGTTGCGAATGGAAGATATCCTTCAATATCAACAGGTAAAAAGTCGGCTTTGCCAGTTTGGACTTCAAATTCGAATAGTCCTTACGAGGTAAAAGTTGGTTCACAAACACTTAGTAAAATTAGCGAAACTGAGACTGTCGATCCACGAAATTATTATAATAGATCAATAGCTATTATTGATAGCACAGGTAATTTTTTTGAGTTGATATTAAAAAATATTGTTATTAATAAATATGATGGTACATCAGTTAAACTTCCGTTTGAGAAGGTATCTTTGGATACATTTAAGCTGTCAGTGAATAATTGTTGGGATTTGCAAACATCAGAGTTTGTAACCGTACCTGAAAATGCTGAGAGTTTATTCGTTAATTATGAAATTAAAACATCAAACTATAATAAAATATCGAGTAACACTATTAGCGACCACAAAATTATTGTAGGAATTGAAAATCAGACGAATAAAAATCTTAAAACAAATAATGATCTACAATTAAGCGCTGACTACTCAACAAAAACAGAAAATAGGAAGTCAAGCTTTTATATTAGGGATATTCAAAAAGATAATATTAAAGTATCTGTAAGGTTGGACAATTTAGTAGCTTCTAAAAACAGCTTTGCCAGTCTTGGCCATATTTACGATTACAACAAATTATCTAATGAGAAAGAAAAAACAGTTTTCGCAAAATTGAATGAACAATCTGCTTCAACTCCAGATATTTACGCAGATAAATTACATATCCATCCTAATCCTTTTAATTCACAGGTAAAGATTCAATTTAATTTGAATGAATCTCAAGAAGCTGTATTGAATGTTTATAATATTAATGGTCAATTAATGAATAGGGTTGTTGCAGGGTTGTTAAACAAAGGAAACCATTCTTACAAATTTAATGGTGATAAACTATCAAGCGGAATCTATATTGTGGAACTAAAAACCAAGAATAAAAGAATTGTTAATCGTATGTTACTTATTAAATAACTATAGCGCATAACAAATCAATTAAGGTGAATTCGCCACGCGGAGCATGATTTCAGGCTGGAAGTTTTTGTAGTGGCAAATCACCTTATCGCAAGTCGTTATACGCTCACTTCTTTGGAAACACAATTGAATATGTTTATGAAATTGAAATCTAAACTCATTTCCTGTTTTTTTATCTTAGCAATAATCCCAGTATTTATTGAAGCACAACAAAAAACATATATGACTGAGATAGATACAATTCAATGTTACCCTGGAAAAACATTAGTACAATACAAAACTTATGTTGATTCCTTGTTAAGTGAAGATGGCTATGCCTTTCTTTACTCCACACAATTAGAAGTTCCTCGATACAAACTTTTTCCGTATATTTTTAAAAAAGAAATATCAATCGACAGTATGGTATATCATGGCATTGTAAAGAGTTATTTTGAGGATGGGAAATATCGTATTGGAAAATATCAAAATGGTACTAAAATTTACATGAAATATTTTGATTCAACTGGCACCGAAATATCGAGAAATAAATATTATTTGGGTATAAGAATTCATTTTGATCCTGAGAAAGGAAATAATCACTATCTTATTGATGGGATAAAAGAAGACTAAAACAAATAAGGCGTCTAACAAAATGTTACTATTAGGCTTAAATAAGCAATAAAAAGTGAATAACCCACCGTTGTAGCAGAAAGGTTTTCTTTCATGTAGTAAACAACAAGTCGCTAATAAGTCGCTATTGGCGGGTATATTGGGGGTAATTACTGGTTATAAATGGTGTTAATTGGTGACGGCCAAGGCGAAGCTAACTATCAATAAAATATGAGAGTTATGTTGTTAATATTGAGGTTAGGAGAAATGTACATAGCCGGACTGAAAATCCGTGTGTCCCCAGTTCAATTCTGGGAGACGCCACACTTCTTATACCCTGTAACGGAATTTACAGGGTTTTTTGTTTTCGTCCATTTCTTTGAACTTCTCTTTGCGGTACAAATCGGTACCGTTTTCATTTCTAATTGTATAAAATTCACTCAAGTTGGTTATAATACCCATATTTTAAACTGCTTTAAGTACATCCGTTTTAAGGATTTTAACATTTCAAAATAATCTATTTTAAAATCCCCCTTTTAATCTCAAAAAAAGACCAGTTCACCGCAATTACAATGAGACTTTTTTTAAAAGGTATACTTAACACGTAACGATCAATCACAAATGGAATTGTAATCTGTATTTTATTTTAGTTTTGTCTTCAATTGTAACTGTTTATTTAAAAGCATAGTTTTTCAAAAACAAGACTCAGGGATTGTTGTAAATGATAACGGTATCTCTGCGGGTATAAGCTGGTTGTCTTTAACGATGATGGTTATTTAGATCTTTTTGTTACAAATGCTCAAGAGAGCTGTTGTTAGACGTGCGTCTGCAATTGATTTACGAATAAACGCGTGCATAAGTATTGAAGGGGCAACTTTGTCAAAGGCGATTGGTAAACCGATAGTTTTGTATCAATTTTTA encodes:
- a CDS encoding T9SS type A sorting domain-containing protein — its product is MKYFKFLILSSFFFSNIYSQQTDALIIYDTANSDELQQTIDFINFSGGHVRHVFEPEIILAFIPEGLEDYLKNTNSHIIDILRNPVDKNQFTTKTSKHAANAFNNMYSSGFSKNSSMPTPLANCLVSANEMENTQKRPAIGEMNNSINQSSGPLSNNPFTDSYLLGSSTVSLCLMESNGSLENWNDSAEERTISEVVQGLNRFSEQGYALDIFLRWHYDINYAIPTTYEPITGHSMPYVHNLTWNFEWIDDALSYLGVNDEWVGVYEYVNEQRGNNNTDWGYMVFIVMDDNDDDHMFTDERFAYAYLDRPLMVMTYNNDGWGPSRMDEVCQHETGHIFGALDEYSESGCTTSELGGYLDFVNGNCENSNPSSIPCVMRSNVSVYDLCYYSKGQIGWYDHDSDGIMKPIDMNYDRWFTFTNVYPGEWVEIYNTNNQLIKSMQLSSFNTVGPNNANGYVPVWDGSNNNGEIVAQANYKIYVDGNHKDNSDIHYESTSSFTDIKYDLYDDKLLFLPNRLLHIRCDIYNEDDELILQPWKDELAPAYEYSKVDISGLQEGNYTAKFFGWHPDGHNTQITSYTFIAHYFNYLKSLASTNESLNENATATNNGRRIEIDGTSYQYRHLVFASGGEIFYRRRPVWTSIWGEPISLSIGNQENNYPNISTQDNGRIIVIWQRKVSSNSYEIWIAKSDDNGVTWDSDDIYRLTTVSISSDPFPVVQADYDGSYFDIVFRNSNGLRSYTSSDGEVWYGTTFVHNNNPGDSRPSLANDHAFGNTSMVYETSTNEIYYRWRTSYLGYTQNWSYRTNLSSIIPGSYYSHVEPSIASDPAGEGSDIHIVWHRIYGSGSSKYNHSIIYRHGSDYYPYYWQNEYTAIYYENQQQPIVTATDDYTYIYYQLITDDNIYRQKYNGYSWTGPEYVANGRYPSISTGKKSALPVWTSNSNSPYEVKVGSQTLSKISETETVDPRNYYNRSIAIIDSTGNFFELILKNIVINKYDGTSVKLPFEKVSLDTFKLSVNNCWDLQTSEFVTVPENAESLFVNYEIKTSNYNKISSNTISDHKIIVGIENQTNKNLKTNNDLQLSADYSTKTENRKSSFYIRDIQKDNIKVSVRLDNLVASKNSFASLGHIYDYNKLSNEKEKTVFAKLNEQSASTPDIYADKLHIHPNPFNSQVKIQFNLNESQEAVLNVYNINGQLMNRVVAGLLNKGNHSYKFNGDKLSSGIYIVELKTKNKRIVNRMLLIK